One window of Deltaproteobacteria bacterium genomic DNA carries:
- a CDS encoding DUF3187 family protein yields the protein MNQRAVAALSFLQILLSVPAAQAVEIHPFYARHFSPLVQAFGLPPAEDGDTAPAGTVLSRLVVDAANSYHGGAGPRQSASLDGETWRTTLALRYGAGPRLEAGIDVPLINHSGGFLDGFIDDFHRFIGKPKNDGTGNPRDRFGYTYTRDGTAIVVLTDDTWAFGDVLLSAAWRLSLPGGARRPTALRAALKLPTGNEKELAGSGGTEASLRIAVLDPVTFSRWNTALFASAGVLYIGTDTILGDLRRPVVGFGTIGAGWSPASWVALKLQADGHTALSRENGFKPLTSTVHLMGGFTFALPDGVEMDLGIAENVLNESAPDVGFQIAFRKRFGG from the coding sequence GTGAACCAGCGGGCGGTCGCCGCCCTGTCATTCCTGCAGATCCTCCTGTCGGTCCCGGCCGCGCAGGCGGTCGAAATCCACCCCTTCTACGCCCGGCACTTCAGCCCGCTGGTCCAGGCGTTCGGCCTGCCGCCCGCGGAGGACGGCGACACCGCCCCGGCGGGAACCGTCCTTTCGCGGCTGGTCGTCGACGCGGCGAACAGCTACCACGGCGGCGCGGGTCCCCGGCAGTCGGCGTCCCTCGACGGCGAGACGTGGCGCACTACCCTGGCGCTGCGGTACGGGGCCGGTCCTCGGCTCGAAGCCGGGATCGACGTGCCCTTGATCAACCACTCGGGCGGGTTCCTGGACGGCTTCATCGACGATTTCCACCGGTTCATCGGCAAGCCGAAGAACGACGGAACCGGGAACCCTCGCGACCGGTTCGGCTACACGTACACGCGGGACGGGACGGCGATCGTCGTCCTGACGGACGACACGTGGGCGTTCGGGGACGTCCTGCTTTCCGCCGCGTGGCGCCTCTCCCTGCCGGGCGGCGCAAGACGACCGACGGCGCTCCGCGCCGCGCTGAAGCTGCCCACGGGGAATGAAAAGGAGCTCGCCGGCAGCGGCGGGACGGAAGCGTCGTTGCGGATCGCGGTCCTCGATCCGGTTACGTTCTCCCGATGGAACACGGCGCTCTTCGCCTCGGCGGGAGTCCTGTACATCGGCACCGACACGATCCTCGGCGACCTTCGCCGTCCCGTCGTCGGGTTCGGGACGATCGGCGCGGGGTGGTCCCCCGCCTCGTGGGTCGCCCTCAAGCTCCAGGCCGACGGGCACACGGCCTTGTCCCGCGAGAACGGGTTCAAGCCTCTGACGTCGACCGTCCACCTGATGGGCGGGTTCACGTTCGCGCTTCCGGACGGGGTGGAGATGGACCTGGGAATCGCGGAGAACGTCCTGAACGAATCGGCGCCGGACGTGGGATTCCAGATCGCCTTCCGAAAGCGGTTCGGGGGTTAA